In Rhodamnia argentea isolate NSW1041297 chromosome 4, ASM2092103v1, whole genome shotgun sequence, the following proteins share a genomic window:
- the LOC115744625 gene encoding mitochondrial outer membrane import complex protein METAXIN isoform X1, whose protein sequence is MEGASEREREFTLVARKPCFGLPTACPHCLPVFIYLKLAKIPFRLDFNLTFPDSDQVPYVESGAYVAYNNEKGGVIESLKEDGIVDLDLELRSLPEFISSKAMISSWLEEAIIYELWLGSDGTSAHNIYYADLPWPVGKLLYLKQIRSVKQRLGITKDNAERREAEIYRRANIAYEALSIMLGEDDFFFGRPSSLDAIFLGHAHFTLQALPEISLLRNRLVEHGNLVRYAEKHKSECLEAGSSSSSDMHFPPSSSASAPRQGPSHWSSKHKSKPKREKTEEEKTFRKRAKYFLAAQFTAVLLFLTIMRRSDDNELDLDDDDGDLDYE, encoded by the exons ATGGAAGGAGCGAGCGAAAGAGAGCGCGAGTTCACTCTCGTTGCTAGGAAGCCATGCTTCGGCCTCCCGACGGCTTGCCCTCATTGCTTGCCCGTCTTCATCTACCTCAAGCTCGCGAAGATTCCCTTCCGCTTGGACTTCAATCTGACCTTCCCCGATTCTG ATCAAGTTCCCTATGTCGAGTCCGGTGCTTATGTGGCTTATAATAATGAGAAAGGTGGCGTAATTGAGAGTTTGAAAGAAGATGGTATTGTTGATTTGGACTTGGAACTCCGATCACTTCCTGAATTTATCTCATCGAAGGCCATGATCAGCTCATGGCTGGAAGAAGCAATCATCTATGAGCTATGGCTGGGGTCTGATGGAACTTCTGCTCACAACATATATTATGCTGATCTTCCGTGGCCAGTAGGGAAATTGCTCTACTTAAAGCAGATCCGCTCTGTTAAGCAGCGTTTGGGGATCACTAAAGACAATGCAGAACGAAGGGAAGCAGag ATATACAGGAGAGCAAACATTGCATATGAAGCGTTGTCTATTATGTTAGGAGaagatgattttttctttggaaG GCCATCAAGTTTGGATGCGATTTTTCTGGGGCATGCACATTTTACTCTTCAAGCCTTACCC GAAATATCTTTGCTGCGAAACAGGCTTGTGGAGCATGGCAATCTAGTCCGGTATGCTGAGAAACATAAGTCAGAGTGTCTAGAAGCTGGTTCATCATCATCCTCTGACATGCATTTTCCTCCAAGCTCTTCAGCATCTGCTCCGAGACAAGGTCCTTCACATTGGA GTTCCAAGCACAAGAGCAagccaaagagagagaaaacagaggaagagaAAACATTCAGGAAAAGAGCCAAGTATTTTCTAGCAGCGCAATTTACTGcagttttgctttttcttaccATTATGCGGAGATCAGATGATAATGAACTGGACCTTGATGACGACGATGGTGATTTGGATTATGAATGA
- the LOC115744625 gene encoding mitochondrial outer membrane import complex protein METAXIN isoform X2, which translates to MEGASEREREFTLVARKPCFGLPTACPHCLPVFIYLKLAKIPFRLDFNLTFPDSDQVPYVESGAYVAYNNEKGGVIESLKEDGIVDLDLELRSLPEFISSKAMISSWLEEAIIYELWLGSDGTSAHNIYYADLPWPVGKLLYLKQIRSVKQRLGITKDNAERREAEIYRRANIAYEALSIMLGEDDFFFGRPSSLDAIFLGHAHFTLQALPEISLLRNRLVEHGNLVRYAEKHKSECLEAGSSSSSDMHFPPSSSASAPRQGSKHKSKPKREKTEEEKTFRKRAKYFLAAQFTAVLLFLTIMRRSDDNELDLDDDDGDLDYE; encoded by the exons ATGGAAGGAGCGAGCGAAAGAGAGCGCGAGTTCACTCTCGTTGCTAGGAAGCCATGCTTCGGCCTCCCGACGGCTTGCCCTCATTGCTTGCCCGTCTTCATCTACCTCAAGCTCGCGAAGATTCCCTTCCGCTTGGACTTCAATCTGACCTTCCCCGATTCTG ATCAAGTTCCCTATGTCGAGTCCGGTGCTTATGTGGCTTATAATAATGAGAAAGGTGGCGTAATTGAGAGTTTGAAAGAAGATGGTATTGTTGATTTGGACTTGGAACTCCGATCACTTCCTGAATTTATCTCATCGAAGGCCATGATCAGCTCATGGCTGGAAGAAGCAATCATCTATGAGCTATGGCTGGGGTCTGATGGAACTTCTGCTCACAACATATATTATGCTGATCTTCCGTGGCCAGTAGGGAAATTGCTCTACTTAAAGCAGATCCGCTCTGTTAAGCAGCGTTTGGGGATCACTAAAGACAATGCAGAACGAAGGGAAGCAGag ATATACAGGAGAGCAAACATTGCATATGAAGCGTTGTCTATTATGTTAGGAGaagatgattttttctttggaaG GCCATCAAGTTTGGATGCGATTTTTCTGGGGCATGCACATTTTACTCTTCAAGCCTTACCC GAAATATCTTTGCTGCGAAACAGGCTTGTGGAGCATGGCAATCTAGTCCGGTATGCTGAGAAACATAAGTCAGAGTGTCTAGAAGCTGGTTCATCATCATCCTCTGACATGCATTTTCCTCCAAGCTCTTCAGCATCTGCTCCGAGACAAG GTTCCAAGCACAAGAGCAagccaaagagagagaaaacagaggaagagaAAACATTCAGGAAAAGAGCCAAGTATTTTCTAGCAGCGCAATTTACTGcagttttgctttttcttaccATTATGCGGAGATCAGATGATAATGAACTGGACCTTGATGACGACGATGGTGATTTGGATTATGAATGA
- the LOC115744497 gene encoding LOW QUALITY PROTEIN: uncharacterized protein LOC115744497 (The sequence of the model RefSeq protein was modified relative to this genomic sequence to represent the inferred CDS: inserted 2 bases in 1 codon) — MAFLEHDAWRVVSVLFLVSLNLSRSSVLGAPQVPCFFIFGDSLADDGNNNNLPTLAKSNYPPYGIDFPGGAATGRFTNGLTSVDIIAQLLGFDKFIPPFATARGNDILQGVNYASGAAGIRDESGQQLGDRISLNRQLVNHFSTVLRIKGILGSNVSAYLNKCIYSVGMGSNDYINNYFMPDIYPTSRIYTPEQYADVLIKQYKRQLKTLYLYGARKVAVMGLGLIGCTPAEISKFGTNGSACVDKINNAVILFNNRLQPLVDEFNSNLSDAKFTYINNFAISTTGPGTAGLISNSTCCEVDKELGTCVPFKTPCSNRSSYVFYDAFHPTEVVNLGLAARSYNALLPSDASPYDIRRLAMIYISHFEMALSFERNRAWRVGLSVLFLISLDLRSGALGARQVPCYFIFGDSLADNGNNNNLETRAKANYPPYGIDFPEGATGRFTNGRTTVDILAKLLGFDKYIQPFATAKGCETLAGMNYASGGAGIRDETGQQLGDRISLSHQLQNHLVTISRVREMYGANATAYLNKCIYTVGMGSNDYINNYFMPGVYPTSELYTPEQYADVLIEQYGQQLKTLYSYGARKVAIFGLSVIGCAPAEISRFGTNGSLCVDKINSAVMLFNDRLKPLVDELNRNLADAKFTYIDFFGIATAGLPALRLASSTCCKVREDGTCIPSETPCLIRLLHAFYDGFHPTETVNLVFGARAYKALLSSDAYPFDIHHLAXRSEEGNREIKRSCVLIKSMRFQLISVQLFGRISKTVRQTLIHVGITSVQRKCSTP, encoded by the exons ATGGCGTTTTTGGAGCACGATGCATGGAGAGTTGTATCGGTTCTCTTCTTGGTCTCTTTGAATTTGTCGCGGAGCTCGGTTCTCGGAGCTCCTCAAGTCCCGTGTTTCTTCATCTTCGGAGACTCGCTCGCCGATGACGGCAATAACAACAATCTCCCTACCCTGGCCAAATCGAATTATCCACCTTATGGGATCGACTTCCCTGGTGGCGCTGCCACCGGAAGGTTTACCAACGGCCTCACCTCCGTCGATATCATCG CTCAACTCCTCGGGTTCGACAAGTTTATTCCACCCTTTGCCACCGCAAGAGGCAATGACATACTCCAAGGTGTGAATTATGCATCCGGTGCAGCCGGCATTCGCGATGAATCGGGACAGCAACTG GGCGATCGAATAAGCTTGAACCGTCAGTTGGTAAATCATTTCTCGACGGTCTTGCGCATAAAAGGAATACTGGGGAGCAATGTTTCGGCTTACTTGAACAAATGCATATACTCGGTGGGAATGGGGAGCAACGACTATATTAATAACTACTTCATGCCCGACATATACCCGACTAGCAGGATATACACGCCCGAGCAGTACGCCGATGTACTAATCAAGCAATACAAACGACAGTTGAAG ACATTGTATCTCTATGGAGCGAGGAAGGTGGCAGTTATGGGACTGGGTTTGATAGGATGCACCCCCGCAGAAATATCAAAATTCGGCACGAATGGCTCGGCGTGCGTCGACAAGATCAACAATGCTGTTATCCTGTTCAATAATCGGCTCCAACCGCTAGTAGATGAATTCAATAGCAACCTCTCGGATGCCAAGTTCACCTATATAAACAACTTCGCCATCTCAACCACTGGTCCTGGAACAG CTGGCCTGATTTCAAATTCAACCTGCTGTGAAGTGGACAAGGAACTAGGCACTTGCGTTCCCTTCAAAACTCCATGCTCGAACAGGTCGTCCTACGTGTTCTATGACGCATTCCATCCCACGGAGGTAGTGAATTTGGGGTTGGCCGCGAGATCATACAATGCTTTGCTTCCGTCCGATGCCTCCCCTTATGACATACGCAGACTCGCGATGATCT ACATTTCCCATTTCGAAATGGCATTGTCGTTCGAGCGCAACAGAGCTTGGAGAGTTGGTCTATCCGTTCTCTTCTTGATCTCGTTGGATTTGCGAAGCGGGGCACTCGGAGCTCGTCAAGTCCCGTGTTACTTCATCTTCGGGGACTCGCTCGCCGACAACGGGAACAACAACAATCTCGAGACTCGGGCCAAAGCAAACTATCCGCCTTACGGGATCGACTTCCCTGAGGGCGCGACCGGAAGGTTCACCAACGGTCGCACCACCGTTGACATCCTCG CTAAACTCCTGGGGTTTGACAAATACATTCAACCCTTTGCTACTGCAAAAGGCTGCGAGACACTCGCCGGCATGAATTATGCGTCCGGTGGGGCGGGCATTCGAGATGAAACGGGACAGCAACTG GGCGATCGGATCAGCTTGAGCCACCAATTGCAAAACCATTTGGTCACGATCTCGCGGGTCAGAGAAATGTACGGAGCTAATGCTACGGCATACTTAAACAAGTGCATATACACGGTAGGAATGGGAAGCAACGATTACATCAACAACTACTTCATGCCAGGAGTCTACCCGACCAGCGAGCTTTACACGCCGGAGCAATACGCCGATGTACTAATCGAGCAATACGGACAACAGTTGAAG ACACTTTATTCCTACGGAGCAAGGAAGGTGGCAATATTTGGATTAAGTGTGATAGGCTGCGCCCCAGCCGAAATATCAAGATTTGGGACCAATGGATCTCTGTGCGTCGACAAGATCAACAGCGCAGTTATGTTATTCAACGACAGGCTCAAACCCCTCGTGGATGAACTGAATCGAAACCTGGCCGATGCTAAGTTCACCTACATAGACTTTTTCGGAATCGCCACAGCTGGACTTCCAG CTCTCCGGCTTGCAAGTTCAACCTGTTGTAAGGTCCGGGAGGATGGCACCTGCATTCCCTCCGAAACGCCATGCCTGATCAGGTTGCTGCACGCCTTCTACGACGGGTTCCACCCCACGGAGACGGTGAATTTGGTGTTCGGGGCAAGAGCTTACAAGGCTTTGCTTTCTTCTGATGCTTACCCTTTCGATATTCATCATCTGGC ACGCTCTGAAGAAGGAAACAGAGAGATTAAACGCTCGTGTGTGCTTATTAAGTCGATGCGGTTTCAGTTGATATCGGTCCAGTTGTTCGGTAGAATCTCCAAGACAGTTCGACAGACTCTCATTCATGTCGGTATCACATCTGTCCAAAGAAAATGTTCCACGCCATGa